The genomic segment CGTGATTCAAACAGATTCAAACTAGGGGAGGATTTCATACGATGAAAATGACAAAATGGATGAGCAGTGTACTGGTAGCAGGTGCAGTTTTGACGTTGGCGACAGCAGCACAAGCACACGTGAACGTATATCCGAAAGAGGCAACTACAGGCTCCTATGAAAAATACACCGTGCGTGTCCCGGTAGAAAAAGACGTCAACACGACAAAAGTGAAGCTGGAATTCCCAGCAGGTGTGAAGGTGAATTCCGTACAGCCGATTCCGGGCTGGTCCTACGAGTTCGAAAAAGATAAAGACGGTGTGAACACAGCGCTTGTGTGGACAGCAACAGAAGGCGGAATCAAGGCGCATGAATTCCAAGAGTTCACGTTTGTGGGGGCAAACCCGAAAGAAGAGGGTCAATTGGCTTGGAAGGCTTATCAGACCTATGCAAATGGCGAGGTTGTGGAATGGACAGGGGACAAGGATTCCAAAACGCCAGCGTCTGTCACTACCATTAAGGCTGGTGTAGGCGAAGCAGGGCACGAGCATGGACAAGAACAAAAGCCAGCAACCGCTCCTGCCGGGGAAGCGGCGGGTGCAGGCAGCAACAACACCTTGCCATTGGTACTTTCCGGTTTGGCGTTGCTGATCTCCATCGTTGGTCTGTTTAGAAAAAAAGCGTAAGTGCTTCATAATCAAGCTGTGCAGTGTGTCCAATCATGCTGCACAGCTTTTTCCATTGTGTGGCAATTGAAAGAATTCTATAATAGCTGTAATTACTTTCGGAGGTGTATATCACATGTTAAAAACACTATTCAGAGCAAGCAAGTACACAGGAAGGAAAAATAAGAGTGGCAGTATGACGCGTACGCATTTTGCACAGTAGAGGATTGTAGAGTAACGATCAGTATGTGAAAACGGAACGCGTCATCTGCCTAAAAAAAGGTGGATACTGCTTCCATGTTCATGAATGCGACAAAAGTATATACGATCAAAAGTTTTTTGACTTCCCTGGCCAATACGACCATGTTCACGACCTATGCGCTTTACTACATTGTGACACTGGGTTTTAACCCGTTTGAATTGCTATTGATCGGGACAGTATTGGAGCTATCCGTGTTGGTGTTTGAAGGGATAACAGGTGTAGTGGCGGATACGTACAGTCGCCGTCGTTCCGTCATTATCGGGATGTTTTTGCTGGGAATCGGATTTGCGATGCAGGGGATCGTCCCTGCGCTTGATGCTTGGATACCGTTGGTTTCTGTCTTCGGTTTGGTGCTGTTTTCGCAAGTTATCAGTGGTCTCGGGTATACGTTTATCAGTGGAGCGGATACTGCATGGATTGTGGATGAGGTCGGAGAAGAGAAGATCGGTACAATTTTCATGAAGGCCAAGCGCTACTCCTTGTTTGGGAATCTGCTTGGGATAGCACTTAGTGTAGCATTGGCAACACTCGCTTCTAACTTGCCTTACCTCATAGGTGGCCTTATGTATATGGGGCTTGGTATCTTTTTGATTCTGTTCATGAAGGAGACCGGTTTTGTTCCTCGTGAGCGTGAGCAAGGTGCTTCCCACGTGAAGGAAATGATTCAGACGTGGACTTCGGGTGCCAAAGTGATTCGCAGTCAGCCGATTCTCATGCTGATCTTGTTCGTGACGCTATTTACGGGTGCGGCTTCTGAAGGGTATGACCGATTGTG from the Brevibacillus brevis genome contains:
- a CDS encoding YcnI family copper-binding membrane protein; its protein translation is MKMTKWMSSVLVAGAVLTLATAAQAHVNVYPKEATTGSYEKYTVRVPVEKDVNTTKVKLEFPAGVKVNSVQPIPGWSYEFEKDKDGVNTALVWTATEGGIKAHEFQEFTFVGANPKEEGQLAWKAYQTYANGEVVEWTGDKDSKTPASVTTIKAGVGEAGHEHGQEQKPATAPAGEAAGAGSNNTLPLVLSGLALLISIVGLFRKKA
- a CDS encoding MFS transporter is translated as MFMNATKVYTIKSFLTSLANTTMFTTYALYYIVTLGFNPFELLLIGTVLELSVLVFEGITGVVADTYSRRRSVIIGMFLLGIGFAMQGIVPALDAWIPLVSVFGLVLFSQVISGLGYTFISGADTAWIVDEVGEEKIGTIFMKAKRYSLFGNLLGIALSVALATLASNLPYLIGGLMYMGLGIFLILFMKETGFVPREREQGASHVKEMIQTWTSGAKVIRSQPILMLILFVTLFTGAASEGYDRLWEAHLIAEIGFPELAAISMPMWFGIIAALASLLGLIVVGVVEKRLDVNNERVVLVGMFMLTGLKIAAMIAFAFSPSFSWALVALLLIGVIQSLSSPLYDTWLNLNIESSVRATVLSMMGQSNALGQTAGGPAVGWIGTRFSIRASLVAAAILLAPILIVFGRALRRR